A DNA window from Arachis duranensis cultivar V14167 chromosome 3, aradu.V14167.gnm2.J7QH, whole genome shotgun sequence contains the following coding sequences:
- the LOC107479537 gene encoding rhicadhesin receptor-like — translation MKFIGSALAVTFALVLASTSASDPDALQDLCVADIASGVKVNGFTCKDAAKVNASDFSSNILAKSGVAANTTFGSIVTGANVEKIPGLNTLGVSLSRIDYAPGGLNPPHTHPRATEIVFVLEGQLDVGFITTSNVLISKTIYKGEIFVFPKGLVHFQKNNANEPAAVISAFNNQLPGTQSIPLSLFAATPPVPDNVLTKAFQVGTKEIEKIKSRLAPKK, via the exons ATGAAGTTCATAGGGTCAGCGTTAGCGGTGACTTTTGCTCTGGTTTTAGCCTCAACCTCAGCATCAGATCCTGATGCTCTTCAAGACCTCTGTGTTGCAGACATTGCATCTG GTGTTAAGGTGAATGGATTCACGTGTAAAGACGCTGCAAAAGTGAATGCATCTGATTTCTCATCAAACATATTAGCAAAATCAGGTGTGGCAGCAAACACAACCTTCGGTTCCATTGTAACAGGAGCCAATGTTGAAAAGATCCCAGGATTGAACACACTTGGTGTGTCTCTGTCACGCATTGACTATGCCCCAGGTGGACTCAACCCACCCCACACACACCCACGTGCCACTGAGATTGTGTTTGTTCTTGAAGGTCAACTTGATGTTGGGTTCATAACAACATCCAATGTTCTCATATCAAAGACCATCTACAAGGGTGAGATCTTTGTCTTCCCAAAAGGGTTGGTTCATTTCCAGAAGAACAATGCCAATGAACCTGCTGCAGTTATTTCAGCCTTCAACAACCAATTGCCTGGAACACAGTCTATTCCTCTGTCTTTGTTTGCTGCCACCCCACCGGTACCGGATAACGTGTTGACCAAGGCATTCCAGGTTGGTACCAAGGAGATTGAGAAAATCAAGTCTAGGCTTGCTCCCAAGAAGTAA